One region of Streptomyces sp. CG4 genomic DNA includes:
- a CDS encoding alpha/beta hydrolase gives MTRPPSPHVRRSAAVAAALGLVALAGPQAAHAAPAGPVTGPAALHWSTCPAGSEAPRGTYCATLKVPLDHAKPNGRQIKLTLSMAGDPHAPRTLVVNPGGPGQSGIGTAKLVWSSLPEDVRAVYNVVGFDPRGVGASTPVSCGDRGKLIKHPVAPYAPATAAEEQARGTVARKVAEQCSTHAGDLLPYITTENAARDMDRIRTAFHRDKLDYLGYSYGTRLGATYATLFPAHTGRMILDSVVDPTVSTYGSQFEQDPALQHRAGQFFAWAAKKDATYHLGTSQAKVSAAWDAVRTKLAAHPAGGRAGSAELDDLLASAMYTDLSWGDAAQAVSDYRGGNASALLGATDQLSHGGVDAAQLAYNCVDDAWPRDWAAWHRDTTAAAPKAPLFAWLNTWYSAPCAYWQAPTAKPVKIGSVKVPPILLLQAKDDPATPVVGAQRMRKALSGSRLVVAGGGNHGQYLFDGNTCMDAAGNRYLLTGRLPAENATCPAAPAP, from the coding sequence GTGACCCGACCACCCTCTCCCCACGTCCGGCGCAGCGCGGCCGTGGCCGCCGCCCTCGGGCTCGTCGCCCTCGCCGGACCGCAGGCGGCCCACGCGGCGCCGGCCGGCCCGGTCACCGGCCCCGCGGCCCTGCACTGGTCCACCTGCCCCGCGGGCTCCGAGGCACCGCGCGGCACCTACTGCGCCACCCTCAAGGTGCCCCTCGACCACGCCAAGCCGAACGGCCGGCAGATCAAGCTCACCCTCTCGATGGCCGGCGATCCGCACGCCCCGCGCACCCTCGTGGTCAACCCCGGCGGGCCGGGCCAGTCCGGCATCGGCACGGCCAAGCTGGTGTGGAGTTCGCTGCCCGAGGACGTCCGCGCGGTGTACAACGTGGTCGGTTTCGACCCGCGCGGTGTCGGTGCGAGCACCCCGGTCTCCTGCGGGGACCGCGGAAAGCTGATCAAGCATCCGGTGGCGCCGTACGCGCCCGCGACCGCGGCCGAGGAACAGGCGCGCGGCACGGTCGCCCGCAAGGTCGCCGAGCAGTGCTCCACGCACGCGGGGGACCTGCTGCCGTACATCACCACCGAGAACGCGGCCCGCGACATGGACCGGATCCGTACCGCGTTCCACCGCGACAAGCTGGACTACCTCGGCTACTCGTACGGGACGCGGCTCGGTGCGACGTACGCGACGCTGTTCCCCGCGCACACCGGCCGCATGATTCTGGACAGCGTCGTCGATCCGACGGTCAGCACCTACGGCTCGCAGTTCGAGCAGGATCCGGCGCTCCAGCACCGGGCCGGCCAGTTCTTCGCCTGGGCGGCCAAGAAGGACGCGACCTACCACCTGGGCACCAGCCAGGCGAAGGTGTCGGCGGCGTGGGACGCCGTCCGTACGAAGCTGGCCGCCCACCCCGCGGGGGGCCGCGCGGGCAGCGCCGAGCTGGACGATCTGCTGGCCTCCGCCATGTACACCGATCTGTCCTGGGGCGATGCCGCCCAGGCCGTCTCGGACTACCGGGGCGGGAACGCGAGCGCGCTGCTCGGCGCGACCGACCAGCTGTCCCACGGAGGCGTGGACGCCGCTCAGCTCGCCTACAACTGCGTGGACGACGCCTGGCCCCGCGACTGGGCGGCCTGGCACCGGGACACGACGGCGGCCGCCCCCAAGGCGCCGCTGTTCGCCTGGCTGAACACCTGGTACAGCGCGCCCTGCGCGTACTGGCAGGCACCGACGGCCAAGCCCGTGAAGATCGGCTCGGTGAAGGTGCCGCCCATCCTGCTGCTCCAGGCCAAGGACGACCCGGCGACCCCGGTCGTCGGCGCGCAGCGCATGCGGAAGGCGCTGTCCGGTTCCCGCCTCGTCGTCGCGGGCGGCGGCAACCACGGCCAGTACCTGTTCGACGGCAACACCTGCATGGACGCCGCCGGCAACCGCTATCTGCTCACGGGCAGGCTTCCGGCCGAGAACGCCACCTGCCCGGCAGCACCGGCGCCGTAG
- a CDS encoding RNA polymerase sigma-70 factor: MAEDAFTEHRPLLFTIAYEMLGSAADAEDVLQESYLRWREVDPATVGHTRAYLVRTVTRQALNHLRAAKSRREEYVGSWLPEPIRTAPEVGDDVVLAESVSMAMMLVLETLNPTERAVFVLHDVFGYTHGEIAAAIGKAEATVRQIAHRARGHVHARRRRFEPGSAATGEIVERFLRSAADGDVQALMDLLAPDVVVISDGGGKVSAARRPIVGRDDVARFVLGVYRTSATTARIEPARYNGMPAARFLTGGALDWLVAFEIRDGRITGLYGMRNPDKLDRADVVRPLDRGASDSGALG, encoded by the coding sequence ATGGCCGAGGACGCCTTCACCGAGCACCGTCCGCTGCTGTTCACCATCGCCTACGAGATGCTGGGCAGCGCCGCCGACGCCGAGGACGTACTGCAGGAGAGCTACCTGCGCTGGCGGGAGGTCGATCCGGCCACGGTCGGGCACACGCGCGCGTACCTGGTGCGGACCGTGACCCGGCAGGCGCTCAACCACCTGCGCGCAGCCAAGTCCCGGCGGGAGGAGTACGTCGGCTCCTGGCTGCCCGAGCCGATCCGCACCGCGCCCGAGGTCGGCGACGACGTCGTCCTGGCCGAGTCGGTGTCGATGGCCATGATGCTGGTCCTGGAGACGCTGAACCCGACCGAGCGGGCGGTGTTCGTCCTGCACGACGTGTTCGGCTACACCCACGGTGAGATCGCCGCCGCGATCGGCAAGGCCGAGGCCACCGTCCGGCAGATCGCGCACCGCGCGCGTGGCCACGTCCACGCGCGCCGGCGCCGCTTCGAGCCCGGCTCCGCCGCCACCGGGGAGATCGTCGAGCGGTTCCTGCGGTCGGCGGCGGACGGCGACGTGCAGGCCCTGATGGACCTGCTCGCGCCCGATGTCGTGGTGATCTCCGACGGCGGCGGGAAGGTCAGTGCCGCCCGCCGCCCGATCGTGGGGCGCGACGACGTCGCCCGGTTCGTCCTCGGCGTGTACCGCACCAGCGCGACGACGGCCCGGATCGAACCCGCCCGCTACAACGGCATGCCCGCGGCCCGGTTCCTCACCGGCGGCGCGCTGGACTGGCTGGTGGCGTTCGAGATCCGCGACGGGCGGATCACCGGCCTCTACGGCATGCGCAACCCGGACAAGCTGGATCGCGCCGACGTGGTGCGACCGCTCGACAGAGGAGCATCCGACAGCGGAGCACTCGGCTGA
- a CDS encoding SRPBCC family protein, whose amino-acid sequence METMTVERVIAAPIDDVFAWLTTTTHYTASPLVLRCRLARHGQGAPYGVGAIRDHLWLIGWFRERISVYEPPYATEYVVERSVPPARHELGRMTFTETDGGTLVRWTTRAGIPLPLIGGPLTRFLARPVITRTFANILEAADKALTGRAAKAPSAR is encoded by the coding sequence ATGGAGACCATGACCGTGGAACGCGTCATCGCCGCCCCGATCGACGACGTGTTCGCCTGGCTCACGACGACCACCCACTACACCGCCTCACCCCTGGTGCTGCGCTGCCGGCTGGCCCGGCACGGCCAGGGCGCGCCCTACGGCGTCGGCGCGATCCGCGACCACCTCTGGCTGATCGGCTGGTTCCGGGAGCGCATCAGCGTGTACGAACCGCCGTACGCCACGGAGTACGTCGTGGAGCGCAGCGTGCCGCCGGCCCGGCACGAACTGGGCCGTATGACGTTCACCGAGACGGACGGCGGCACCCTGGTCCGCTGGACGACCCGCGCGGGGATTCCGCTCCCGCTGATCGGCGGCCCGCTCACCCGGTTCCTGGCCCGCCCGGTCATCACCCGCACCTTCGCCAACATCCTGGAGGCGGCCGACAAGGCGCTGACCGGTCGAGCTGCGAAGGCTCCGTCGGCCCGGTGA
- a CDS encoding MBL fold metallo-hydrolase produces MTDASALPGQPRGQVLSGPATERAVNVLAPNASAMTLDGTNTWIVAEPDSDLAVVIDPGPLDDGHLTAVVDMAEKAGKRIALTLLTHGHPDHAEGAARFAELTGTRVRALDPALRLGEEGLAAGDVITVGGLELRVVPTPGHTADSLSFHLPADRAVLTGDTILGRGTTVVAHPDGRLGDYLDSLRRLRSLTVDDGVHTVLPGHGPVLEDAQGAVEFYLAHRAHRLAQVETAVEDGYRTPPEVVAHVYADVDRSLWPAAELSVRAQLDYLSEHGLIQPM; encoded by the coding sequence ATGACCGACGCAAGTGCCCTGCCGGGCCAGCCCCGCGGCCAGGTGCTGTCCGGCCCCGCCACCGAACGCGCCGTCAACGTCCTCGCGCCCAACGCCTCCGCGATGACCCTGGACGGCACCAACACCTGGATCGTCGCCGAGCCCGACTCCGACCTCGCCGTGGTGATCGACCCGGGTCCGCTGGACGACGGCCATCTGACCGCTGTTGTGGACATGGCCGAGAAGGCCGGCAAGCGGATAGCCCTGACCCTGCTCACCCACGGCCACCCCGACCACGCCGAGGGCGCCGCCCGCTTCGCGGAACTGACCGGCACACGCGTGCGTGCCCTCGATCCGGCGCTGCGGCTCGGTGAGGAGGGCCTGGCCGCCGGGGACGTGATCACCGTCGGCGGCCTGGAGCTGAGGGTGGTACCGACCCCCGGGCACACCGCGGACTCGCTGTCCTTCCATCTGCCGGCCGACCGGGCCGTGCTGACCGGTGACACCATCCTCGGGCGCGGTACGACGGTCGTGGCGCACCCCGACGGCCGCCTGGGCGACTATCTGGACTCGCTGCGCCGGCTGCGCTCGCTGACGGTCGACGACGGCGTGCACACGGTCCTGCCGGGGCACGGGCCGGTCCTGGAGGACGCCCAGGGCGCCGTCGAGTTCTACCTCGCCCACCGCGCCCACCGGCTCGCCCAGGTGGAGACGGCGGTCGAGGACGGCTACCGCACCCCGCCCGAGGTCGTCGCGCACGTCTACGCCGACGTGGACCGCTCCCTGTGGCCGGCGGCGGAACTATCCGTACGGGCCCAGCTGGACTATCTGAGCGAGCACGGGCTGATCCAGCCGATGTGA
- a CDS encoding NUDIX hydrolase, with protein sequence MANGQWYPPEWPDRIRALADGTLTPVSPRRAATVLLLKDTESGPVVHMLRRRASMAFAGGAYAYPGGGVDPRDDDRLVRWAGPTRAWWAERLGVDEPGAQAIVCAAVRETYEEAGVLLAGPDADSVVGDTTGEDWEADRAALVERELSFAEFLDLRGLVLRSDLLGAWTRWITPEFEARRYDTWFFVAALPQGQRTRNASTEADRAVWIRPAEAAAGYDKGDLLMMPPTIATLRQLAPYDSAAGALAAAPARDMTPVMAGARLVNGEIVLSWPGHDEFTKHIPTAETKGGGPA encoded by the coding sequence ATGGCGAACGGTCAGTGGTATCCCCCGGAATGGCCGGACCGCATCCGCGCGCTCGCGGACGGCACCCTCACCCCGGTGTCCCCGAGACGCGCGGCCACGGTCCTGCTCCTGAAGGACACCGAGTCCGGCCCGGTCGTCCACATGCTGCGCAGACGCGCCTCCATGGCCTTCGCCGGAGGCGCGTACGCGTATCCGGGGGGCGGTGTCGACCCGCGCGACGACGACCGTCTGGTGCGCTGGGCGGGCCCCACGCGCGCGTGGTGGGCCGAGCGGCTCGGCGTCGACGAGCCGGGCGCCCAGGCCATCGTCTGCGCGGCCGTACGGGAGACGTACGAGGAGGCGGGCGTGCTGCTTGCCGGGCCCGACGCGGACTCGGTCGTCGGGGACACCACCGGGGAGGACTGGGAGGCGGACCGGGCCGCGCTGGTCGAGCGCGAGCTGTCCTTCGCCGAGTTCCTCGACCTGCGCGGCCTGGTGCTGCGCTCGGACCTGCTGGGCGCCTGGACCCGCTGGATCACCCCGGAGTTCGAGGCCCGCCGCTACGACACCTGGTTCTTCGTGGCCGCCCTGCCGCAGGGCCAGCGCACCCGGAACGCCTCCACGGAGGCCGACCGCGCGGTGTGGATCCGCCCCGCGGAGGCCGCCGCCGGCTACGACAAGGGCGATCTGCTGATGATGCCGCCCACCATCGCGACCCTGCGCCAGCTGGCGCCGTACGACTCCGCGGCCGGGGCGCTGGCGGCCGCTCCCGCGCGCGACATGACCCCCGTGATGGCCGGTGCCCGCCTGGTGAACGGCGAGATCGTCCTGTCCTGGCCGGGACACGACGAGTTCACCAAGCACATCCCGACGGCCGAGACGAAGGGCGGAGGCCCCGCATGA
- a CDS encoding RidA family protein — translation MSAVEAKLAELGLTLPEVVPPLAAYQPAVQSGVYVYTAGQLPMVEGKLPVTGKVGAEVTPEEAKDLARTCALNALAAVKSVAGDLDRIARVVKVVGFVASASDFTGQPGVVNGASELLGEVLGDKGVHARSAVGVAVLPLDAPVEVEIQVELAP, via the coding sequence ATGAGCGCGGTCGAGGCCAAGCTGGCCGAACTGGGCCTGACCCTGCCAGAGGTCGTACCGCCGCTGGCCGCGTACCAGCCGGCCGTCCAGTCCGGTGTGTACGTCTACACCGCCGGCCAGCTGCCGATGGTCGAGGGCAAGCTGCCGGTCACCGGCAAGGTGGGCGCCGAGGTCACGCCGGAGGAGGCCAAGGACCTGGCCCGCACCTGCGCGCTGAACGCGCTGGCCGCCGTGAAGTCCGTCGCCGGTGATCTGGACCGTATCGCGCGCGTGGTGAAGGTCGTCGGCTTCGTCGCCTCCGCGTCCGACTTCACCGGGCAGCCCGGTGTCGTCAACGGCGCCAGCGAACTGCTGGGCGAGGTCCTCGGTGACAAGGGCGTGCACGCCCGCAGCGCGGTCGGCGTCGCGGTGCTGCCGCTGGACGCGCCGGTCGAGGTCGAGATCCAGGTCGAGCTCGCCCCGTAA
- a CDS encoding DUF4177 domain-containing protein, which yields MTKWEYATVPLLVHATKQILDTWGEDGWELVQVVPGPNNPEQLVAYLKREKQA from the coding sequence ATGACCAAGTGGGAATACGCAACCGTTCCGCTGCTCGTCCATGCCACGAAGCAGATTCTGGACACCTGGGGCGAGGACGGCTGGGAGCTCGTCCAGGTCGTGCCCGGGCCCAACAACCCCGAGCAGCTCGTGGCCTACCTGAAGCGGGAGAAGCAGGCATGA
- a CDS encoding ArsA-related P-loop ATPase: MSRLQVVSGKGGTGKTTVAAALALALATAGKRTLLVEVEGRQGIAQLFETEALPYEERKIAVAPGGGEVYALAIDPELALLDYLQMFYKLGGAGRALKKLGAIDFATTVAPGIRDVLLTGKACEAVRRKDKKGRFAYDYVVMDAPPTGRITRFLNVNDEVAGLAKIGPIHNQAQAVMRVLKSPETAVHLVTLLEEMPVQETADGIAELHAARLPVGRVIVNMVRPEVLDAADLELVRSVERSSVAQALSSAGLGGARRGGNAEKLVDPLLRQAAEYAERYALEQEQRAVLGELGLPLGELPLLAEGMDLAGLYELATELRKQGVS, encoded by the coding sequence GTGAGCAGGCTCCAGGTCGTCAGCGGCAAGGGCGGGACCGGAAAGACGACGGTCGCCGCCGCACTGGCGCTGGCCCTCGCCACCGCGGGGAAGCGGACGCTTCTCGTGGAGGTCGAGGGCCGGCAGGGCATCGCCCAGCTCTTCGAGACGGAGGCGTTGCCGTATGAGGAGCGGAAGATCGCGGTCGCTCCCGGGGGCGGCGAGGTGTACGCCCTGGCCATAGACCCCGAACTGGCCCTTCTGGACTACCTCCAGATGTTCTACAAGCTGGGCGGCGCGGGCCGCGCCCTGAAGAAGCTCGGCGCGATCGACTTCGCCACCACCGTCGCGCCCGGCATCCGGGACGTCCTGCTGACCGGCAAGGCGTGCGAGGCCGTGCGCCGCAAGGACAAGAAGGGGCGGTTCGCGTACGACTACGTCGTCATGGACGCCCCGCCGACCGGCCGCATCACCCGCTTTCTGAACGTCAACGACGAGGTGGCGGGCCTCGCGAAGATCGGCCCCATACACAATCAGGCGCAGGCGGTGATGCGGGTGCTGAAGTCGCCGGAGACGGCGGTGCACCTGGTGACGCTGCTGGAGGAGATGCCCGTCCAGGAGACCGCCGACGGCATCGCCGAACTCCACGCCGCACGGCTTCCGGTGGGCCGGGTCATCGTGAACATGGTCCGGCCGGAGGTGTTGGACGCGGCCGACCTGGAACTCGTACGGAGCGTGGAGCGTTCATCGGTTGCACAGGCGTTGTCGTCGGCCGGGCTGGGCGGAGCCCGGCGCGGCGGGAACGCGGAGAAGCTGGTGGACCCGCTCCTGCGGCAGGCGGCGGAGTACGCCGAGCGGTACGCCCTGGAGCAGGAGCAGCGCGCGGTCCTCGGCGAGCTGGGCCTGCCGCTGGGCGAACTGCCGCTGCTCGCCGAGGGCATGGACCTGGCGGGCCTGTACGAACTCGCCACCGAGCTGCGGAAACAGGGGGTGTCATGA
- a CDS encoding ArsA family ATPase, with product MSPDPAEAQETAEGHESAEGREAAEGADGSGSAEGREQGRPLSPARVLDVDPLLDDPKTRIVVCCGSGGVGKTTTAAALGLRAAERGRKVVVLTIDPARRLAQSMGIDSLDNVPRRVKGTEGEGELHAMMLDMKRTFDEVVEAHADSERAAAILANPFYQSLSAGFAGTQEYMAMEKLGQLRAKDEWDLIVVDTPPSRSALDFLDAPKRLGSFLDGRLIRLLTAPAKLGGRAGMAFLNVGMSMMTGTLGKLLGGQLLKDVQTFVAAMDTTFGGFRTRADATYKLLQAPGTAFLVVAAPERDALREAAYFVERLAAEKMPLVGLVLNRVHGSDAGRLSAERALAAAENLADPRIVDQGGGKAGLRNSPDSYGSSRSPASETATDATASEEGSPADTERPVDRLTAGLLRLHADRMQLLSREQRTRDRFTARHPEVAVVEVPALPGDVHDLTGLRDIGARLAAGTAERTEPA from the coding sequence ATGAGTCCGGACCCGGCCGAGGCGCAGGAGACAGCCGAGGGGCACGAGTCCGCCGAAGGGCGGGAGGCCGCTGAAGGGGCTGACGGGTCCGGGTCCGCCGAAGGGCGCGAGCAGGGCCGGCCTCTGTCCCCCGCGCGCGTGCTGGACGTCGACCCGCTGCTGGACGACCCGAAGACCCGGATCGTGGTGTGCTGCGGCTCGGGCGGGGTCGGCAAGACGACGACCGCGGCGGCCCTCGGTCTCAGAGCGGCCGAGCGGGGCCGCAAGGTGGTCGTCCTCACCATCGACCCGGCCAGGCGGCTGGCCCAGTCGATGGGCATCGACTCCCTCGACAACGTCCCGCGCCGGGTGAAGGGCACCGAGGGCGAGGGCGAGCTGCACGCCATGATGCTCGACATGAAGCGCACGTTCGACGAGGTCGTGGAGGCGCACGCGGACTCCGAGCGGGCGGCCGCGATCCTGGCGAACCCCTTCTACCAGTCACTCTCGGCGGGCTTCGCGGGCACGCAGGAGTACATGGCCATGGAGAAGCTGGGCCAGCTGCGCGCGAAGGACGAGTGGGACCTGATCGTGGTCGACACCCCGCCGTCCCGCTCCGCGCTGGACTTCCTGGACGCGCCCAAGCGGCTGGGCTCCTTCCTCGACGGTCGCCTCATCCGCCTGCTGACCGCCCCCGCCAAGCTCGGCGGACGCGCGGGCATGGCCTTCCTCAACGTCGGCATGTCGATGATGACGGGCACACTGGGCAAACTGCTGGGCGGCCAGCTGCTGAAGGACGTCCAGACCTTCGTGGCCGCGATGGACACCACCTTCGGCGGATTCCGTACGCGCGCGGACGCCACGTACAAGCTGCTCCAGGCGCCCGGTACGGCGTTCCTGGTGGTCGCGGCCCCGGAGCGGGACGCACTGCGCGAGGCGGCGTACTTCGTGGAGCGGCTGGCCGCGGAGAAGATGCCGCTGGTGGGCCTGGTGCTGAACCGGGTTCATGGCAGCGACGCGGGCCGGCTCTCGGCCGAGCGGGCGCTCGCGGCCGCCGAAAATCTTGCGGACCCCCGCATTGTGGATCAGGGGGGCGGGAAAGCTGGACTTCGTAACTCTCCCGACTCATACGGCAGTTCGCGATCTCCCGCATCCGAGACCGCAACCGACGCCACTGCTTCCGAGGAAGGCTCCCCCGCCGACACGGAGCGCCCTGTCGACCGGCTCACCGCGGGACTGCTGCGACTGCACGCCGATCGCATGCAGTTGCTCTCGCGCGAGCAGCGCACGCGTGACCGTTTCACCGCCCGTCACCCCGAGGTGGCGGTGGTCGAAGTGCCCGCACTGCCCGGCGATGTCCATGACCTCACGGGCCTGCGCGACATCGGCGCCCGGCTGGCAGCGGGCACGGCGGAACGGACGGAGCCGGCGTAG
- the wblA gene encoding transcriptional regulator WblA, which yields MGWVTDWSAQAACRTTDPDELFVQGAAQNRAKAVCTGCPVRTECLADALDNRVEFGVWGGMTERERRALLRRRPTVTSWRRLLETARSEYERGTGIVPLDSDEVYEHYAAVS from the coding sequence ATGGGCTGGGTAACCGACTGGAGTGCGCAGGCTGCCTGCCGCACTACCGATCCGGATGAACTGTTCGTTCAAGGAGCAGCGCAGAACAGGGCCAAGGCGGTGTGCACCGGATGTCCGGTACGCACGGAATGCCTGGCCGATGCGCTGGACAATCGCGTCGAATTCGGCGTGTGGGGAGGCATGACGGAGCGGGAGCGCCGCGCACTGCTGCGTCGGCGGCCCACCGTGACCTCTTGGCGCAGGCTGTTGGAGACAGCCCGCTCGGAGTACGAGCGCGGCACAGGCATCGTGCCCCTCGACAGCGACGAGGTGTACGAGCACTACGCGGCGGTGAGCTGA
- a CDS encoding transglycosylase domain-containing protein, with translation MPKKRSGGGLSPTQQAAKFLGVSVLAGAVMAGIALPAAGALGLVAKGSVQSFDEIPANLKSPQLSQRTTILDNQGQQIASVYSRDRTVVDLKDISPYMQKAIVAIEDARFYQHGAIDLKGVLRALNTNAQQGGVAQGASTLTQQLVKNYFIEEAGDDPTKVAQATQQTLGRKVKELKYAIQIEEKLGKKKILENYLNITFFGEQAYGVEAASQRYFSKHAKDLDLEQSALLAGIVQSPSRYDPVNDEAEATRRRNIVLQRMAEVGDISQKQADEAKKAPLGLNPSQPKNGCITAVKGAGFFCDYVRDVVLNDPVFGKTREVRAKLWNQGGLTIRTTLDPQSQQSVQASIKDHVYQSDPVATAATIVEPGTGRILAMGQSRPYGFGKNETQINLSANSDMGGGAGYQGGSTFKPIVAAAAVEGGKAPTQKYPSPYQMTYPSPVQACDGKVWRNDPQNPAKLANENKSEHGPYGMKDATAKSVNTYYVQLISDIGICPVTQMAKKMGVQRADGRAMDQAPSIALGTQEVSPLTMANAYATFASRGMYCTPVAIESITQQVGSEQKSLDVPKSTCRRAMSQKTADTISTLLKGVVEDGTGQEAGLGDRPSAGKTGTTDERYAAWFVGYTPNMAGAVWVGDPQHRRQMTNITIGGIPHEKVFGGEVPGPIWRDMMTGALAGKPAQDFHLIDIPDDNKKGDGRGKGHGGRDNGKNGGSTGGIGGLIGGLTSGGTDGTTGDTTGGAFPTPTFSLPGGFIQGQGNGGINGNGNGGLRG, from the coding sequence ATGCCAAAGAAGCGCTCGGGTGGTGGTCTGTCGCCAACGCAGCAGGCCGCCAAGTTCCTCGGTGTCAGTGTGCTCGCCGGAGCCGTGATGGCGGGCATCGCGCTGCCCGCGGCCGGCGCGCTGGGCCTCGTGGCCAAGGGCTCGGTCCAGAGCTTCGACGAGATCCCGGCCAACCTGAAGAGTCCCCAGCTCAGTCAGCGCACGACGATCCTGGACAACCAGGGCCAGCAGATCGCGAGCGTCTACTCCCGCGACCGTACGGTGGTGGACCTCAAGGACATCTCGCCGTACATGCAGAAGGCGATCGTCGCGATCGAGGACGCGCGCTTCTACCAGCACGGCGCGATCGACCTCAAGGGCGTGCTGCGTGCCCTGAACACGAACGCGCAGCAGGGCGGCGTCGCACAGGGCGCCTCCACCCTCACGCAGCAGTTGGTGAAGAACTACTTCATCGAGGAGGCCGGCGACGACCCGACGAAGGTCGCCCAGGCCACCCAGCAGACCCTCGGGCGCAAGGTCAAGGAGCTGAAGTACGCGATCCAGATCGAGGAGAAGCTCGGCAAGAAGAAGATCCTCGAGAACTACCTGAACATCACGTTCTTCGGCGAGCAGGCCTACGGCGTCGAGGCCGCCTCCCAGCGGTACTTCTCCAAGCACGCCAAGGACCTGGACCTGGAGCAGTCGGCGCTGCTGGCCGGCATCGTGCAGTCCCCGAGCCGCTACGACCCGGTCAACGACGAGGCGGAGGCCACCAGGCGGCGCAACATCGTGCTGCAGCGGATGGCGGAGGTCGGCGACATCTCCCAGAAGCAGGCCGATGAGGCCAAGAAGGCGCCGCTCGGACTGAACCCGAGCCAGCCGAAGAACGGCTGCATCACCGCGGTCAAGGGCGCCGGCTTCTTCTGCGACTACGTCCGTGACGTCGTCCTGAACGACCCGGTCTTCGGCAAGACCCGGGAGGTCCGCGCGAAGCTGTGGAACCAGGGCGGTCTGACGATCCGTACGACGCTCGACCCGCAGTCACAGCAATCCGTGCAGGCCTCGATAAAGGACCACGTCTACCAGTCCGACCCGGTGGCGACGGCCGCGACCATCGTCGAGCCCGGCACCGGCAGGATCCTCGCCATGGGCCAGTCCCGCCCGTACGGCTTCGGCAAGAACGAGACGCAGATCAACCTCTCCGCCAACTCGGACATGGGCGGCGGCGCGGGCTACCAGGGCGGTTCGACGTTCAAGCCGATCGTCGCGGCGGCCGCGGTCGAGGGCGGCAAGGCCCCGACCCAGAAGTACCCGTCGCCGTACCAGATGACGTACCCGAGCCCGGTGCAGGCGTGTGACGGCAAGGTCTGGCGCAACGACCCGCAGAACCCCGCCAAGCTGGCGAACGAGAACAAGTCGGAGCACGGCCCGTACGGCATGAAGGATGCGACCGCCAAGTCGGTCAACACCTACTACGTGCAGCTGATCAGCGACATCGGGATCTGCCCCGTCACCCAGATGGCGAAGAAGATGGGGGTGCAGCGGGCGGACGGCCGTGCGATGGACCAGGCTCCCTCCATCGCGCTCGGCACCCAGGAGGTGTCGCCGCTGACGATGGCGAACGCGTACGCCACCTTCGCCTCGCGCGGCATGTACTGCACCCCGGTCGCCATCGAGTCGATCACCCAGCAGGTCGGCAGCGAGCAGAAGTCGCTGGACGTGCCGAAGTCGACCTGCCGGCGCGCGATGTCCCAGAAGACCGCGGACACCATCAGCACGCTCCTCAAGGGCGTGGTCGAGGACGGTACGGGCCAGGAGGCCGGCCTCGGCGACCGCCCGAGCGCGGGCAAGACGGGTACGACGGACGAGCGGTACGCCGCCTGGTTCGTCGGCTACACCCCGAACATGGCGGGCGCGGTCTGGGTCGGCGACCCGCAGCACAGGCGCCAGATGACCAACATCACCATCGGCGGCATCCCGCACGAGAAGGTGTTCGGTGGTGAGGTGCCCGGCCCGATCTGGCGCGACATGATGACCGGCGCGCTGGCGGGCAAGCCCGCGCAGGACTTCCACCTGATCGACATCCCCGACGACAACAAGAAGGGCGACGGCCGGGGAAAAGGCCACGGGGGGCGGGACAACGGCAAGAACGGGGGCAGCACGGGCGGGATCGGCGGACTGATCGGCGGTCTGACGAGCGGGGGAACGGACGGCACCACGGGTGACACGACCGGCGGCGCCTTCCCGACACCGACCTTCTCCCTCCCGGGCGGCTTCATCCAGGGGCAGGGGAACGGCGGAATCAACGGAAACGGGAACGGGGGTCTGCGGGGTTAG
- a CDS encoding GatB/YqeY domain-containing protein — MTTTLKSKLQDHLNAAIKERDELRSSTLRLTLAAITKEEVAGKEKRELSDDEVLKVITREAKKRREAAEAFAQGGRAESAEREKAEGEVLAEYLPKQLSDDELTAIVAQAVEEAKAAGAEGPRAMGAVMKIVNPKVAGQAEGGRVAAVVKKLLQG, encoded by the coding sequence ATGACCACCACGCTCAAGTCGAAGCTGCAGGACCACCTCAACGCCGCGATCAAGGAGCGCGACGAGCTCCGCTCCTCGACGCTGCGGCTGACGCTCGCCGCGATCACCAAGGAGGAGGTCGCGGGCAAGGAGAAGCGGGAGCTCTCCGACGACGAGGTCCTCAAGGTGATCACCCGCGAGGCGAAGAAGCGCCGGGAGGCCGCTGAGGCCTTCGCGCAGGGTGGTCGGGCCGAGTCGGCCGAGCGGGAGAAGGCGGAGGGCGAGGTGCTCGCCGAGTACCTGCCCAAGCAGCTGTCCGACGACGAGCTGACCGCGATCGTCGCCCAGGCCGTGGAAGAGGCGAAGGCGGCCGGCGCCGAGGGGCCGCGTGCCATGGGCGCCGTCATGAAGATCGTGAACCCGAAGGTGGCCGGCCAGGCCGAGGGCGGCCGCGTCGCCGCCGTGGTGAAGAAGCTGCTCCAGGGCTGA